The following coding sequences are from one Streptomyces angustmyceticus window:
- a CDS encoding DUF4097 family beta strand repeat-containing protein yields MARRLRVPLLLLSGVALTTLTVGCSLPGYGPPKRSERTYSVPDKVTALTATTHGGNIEVVPVDAGGSVKVTEKYVYNERKPTPEHSVKDGRLTLKAADCGMGRRCEVGYRVLLPRNASVELRTSGGDITVHGAAGGITAETSGGDINVADSPARTAKARTSGGDVDLALSAAPDEVSGRTSGGDVTIRLPKGSYAVDASTSGGDREVSVPTDEESAHKVMARSSGGDVSVVRS; encoded by the coding sequence ATGGCCCGCCGCCTCCGCGTTCCCCTTCTCCTGCTCTCCGGCGTCGCGCTGACCACCCTGACGGTCGGCTGCTCGCTGCCGGGATACGGCCCGCCGAAGCGGTCCGAGCGGACGTACTCCGTGCCCGACAAGGTCACCGCCCTGACCGCGACGACGCACGGCGGGAACATCGAGGTCGTGCCGGTGGACGCCGGCGGCTCGGTCAAGGTGACGGAGAAGTATGTGTACAACGAGAGGAAGCCCACCCCCGAGCACAGCGTCAAGGACGGCCGGCTGACGCTCAAGGCCGCGGACTGCGGCATGGGGCGCAGGTGCGAGGTGGGCTACCGCGTCCTGCTGCCGCGCAACGCCTCGGTCGAACTGCGCACCAGCGGCGGGGACATCACCGTCCACGGCGCCGCGGGCGGGATCACCGCGGAGACCAGCGGCGGCGACATCAACGTCGCGGACTCCCCGGCCCGCACGGCGAAGGCGCGGACCAGCGGCGGCGACGTGGACCTCGCGCTGTCCGCGGCACCCGACGAGGTGTCGGGCCGGACCAGCGGGGGCGATGTCACCATCCGCCTCCCGAAGGGCTCGTACGCGGTGGACGCCTCGACCAGCGGCGGCGACCGCGAGGTCTCCGTCCCGACGGACGAGGAATCCGCGCACAAGGTGATGGCGCGATCGAGTGGCGGTGATGTGTCGGTGGTTCGCTCATGA
- a CDS encoding aldose epimerase family protein, whose translation MTTQVSREPFGTLDDGTRVDRWTLDAGPDALRVRVLTYGGIVQTVEAPDRDGARGQLALGFADLASYVAHGGSYFGALVGRYANRIAGASFTLDGRTRALTPNDGRHSLHGGPGGFSRVVWDARETDGGVELHRVSPDGEEGFPGALDVRVTYTLTDGGALRVVSCATADAPTVVNLTQHTYLNLGGDGSGAAAGHELRLAASRYTPVDDTGIPLPGAPAEVAGTRFDFRAPRAVAGAYDHNFALDGGVCAAPRTVAELYDPRSGRALELSTTEPGLQLYTAEHLDGTLTGTSGLPYGRAAGLALETQHFPDSPNRPDFPTTVLRPGERYRSETVYAFSARPGSAGHPLRARGGQRHPVRRRAGAAEKER comes from the coding sequence ATGACGACGCAGGTCAGCAGGGAACCCTTCGGCACGCTGGACGACGGCACCCGCGTCGACCGCTGGACCCTGGACGCGGGCCCGGACGCGCTGCGGGTGCGCGTCCTCACGTACGGCGGGATCGTCCAGACGGTGGAGGCGCCGGACCGGGACGGGGCGCGGGGGCAGCTGGCGCTGGGGTTCGCCGACCTCGCGTCGTACGTCGCACACGGCGGGTCGTACTTCGGCGCGCTGGTCGGGCGGTACGCGAACCGGATCGCCGGGGCGTCCTTCACGCTCGACGGCCGGACCCGCGCATTGACGCCGAACGACGGGCGCCACAGTCTGCACGGCGGGCCGGGCGGCTTCTCCCGGGTGGTGTGGGACGCCCGGGAGACCGACGGGGGTGTGGAGCTGCACCGGGTCAGCCCGGACGGCGAGGAGGGCTTTCCCGGCGCCCTGGACGTCCGCGTGACATACACCCTCACCGACGGGGGCGCGCTGCGGGTCGTCTCGTGCGCGACGGCCGACGCGCCGACCGTCGTCAACCTCACCCAGCACACCTACCTCAACCTGGGCGGCGACGGCAGCGGCGCCGCCGCCGGCCACGAACTGCGGCTGGCCGCCTCCCGGTACACGCCCGTCGACGACACCGGCATCCCGCTGCCCGGTGCGCCCGCCGAAGTCGCCGGCACCCGCTTCGACTTCCGGGCGCCGCGCGCGGTGGCGGGCGCCTACGACCACAACTTCGCGCTGGACGGCGGGGTGTGCGCGGCGCCGCGCACGGTCGCGGAGCTGTACGACCCGCGCTCGGGCCGCGCCCTGGAGCTGTCCACCACCGAGCCCGGCCTGCAGCTCTACACCGCGGAACACCTCGACGGCACCCTGACCGGCACCTCGGGCCTCCCCTACGGGCGCGCGGCCGGACTCGCCCTGGAAACCCAGCACTTCCCGGACTCCCCGAACCGGCCGGACTTCCCCACGACGGTGCTGCGGCCCGGCGAGCGCTACCGGTCCGAGACGGTGTACGCGTTCTCGGCGCGGCCGGGGAGTGCGGGACACCCCCTAAGGGCACGGGGCGGGCAACGTCATCCTGTGCGGCGACGCGCGGGAGCGGCGGAGAAGGAACGATGA
- a CDS encoding SGNH/GDSL hydrolase family protein — MTRTDRPVRPRRIRFGPRSSRTVAVVSALVIALTSCSADGGSGHHPGKPAKPAPVWHTDPGSIAALGDSITAGFDACTLLSDCPQVSWATGTDPKVDSLARRLVERPATHSWNFARTGALMSDLLSQVTSAVARRPELVTVLIGANDACRRDVGAMTPKAAFRADFARSMKRLRKALPHTQVYVAAVPDLLRLWSEGRKNPLGKQVWKLGICGSMLRDPDDLTKAARDRRATVREQVMAYNSALAEVCGKDPLCRFDKSVFDYRFSGRELSTWDWFHPGTRGQKELAELAFRTVTRPRP; from the coding sequence ATGACGCGGACCGATCGGCCTGTTCGCCCCCGGCGCATCCGCTTCGGCCCCCGCTCCTCACGCACCGTCGCCGTCGTGTCCGCCCTGGTCATCGCGCTCACTTCCTGTAGCGCCGACGGCGGATCGGGTCACCACCCCGGCAAGCCCGCCAAGCCGGCGCCCGTGTGGCACACCGACCCCGGTTCGATCGCGGCGCTCGGCGACTCCATCACCGCCGGCTTCGACGCCTGTACGCTCCTGTCCGACTGCCCGCAGGTCTCCTGGGCCACCGGCACCGACCCCAAGGTCGACAGCCTCGCCCGACGGCTGGTCGAGCGCCCCGCCACGCACAGCTGGAACTTCGCCCGTACCGGTGCCCTGATGAGCGACCTGCTGAGCCAGGTCACCTCCGCCGTCGCCCGCAGGCCCGAGCTGGTCACGGTCCTGATCGGCGCCAACGACGCCTGCCGGCGCGATGTCGGCGCGATGACGCCGAAGGCCGCCTTCCGCGCCGACTTCGCACGGTCCATGAAGCGCCTGCGCAAGGCCCTGCCGCACACCCAGGTGTATGTCGCGGCGGTCCCCGACCTGCTGCGGCTGTGGTCCGAGGGGCGCAAGAACCCGCTCGGCAAACAAGTGTGGAAGCTGGGCATCTGCGGGTCCATGCTGCGCGATCCGGACGACCTGACGAAGGCGGCGCGGGACCGCAGGGCGACGGTGCGCGAGCAGGTGATGGCCTACAACTCGGCGCTGGCGGAGGTCTGCGGCAAGGATCCGCTGTGCCGCTTCGACAAGTCGGTCTTCGACTACCGCTTCTCCGGCCGCGAGTTGAGCACCTGGGACTGGTTCCACCCGGGCACCCGCGGCCAGAAGGAGCTGGCGGAGCTGGCGTTCCGCACGGTCACCAGGCCGCGGCCGTAG
- a CDS encoding DUF3145 domain-containing protein produces the protein MTTRGVLYVHSAPRALCPHVEWAVAGVLGVRVNLDWIRQPASPGTWRAEFSWQGEAGTASKLASALRGWHLLRFEVTAEPCTTAEGERYSSTPDLGIFHAVTGIHGDILIPEDRLRAAAARAARGETELAAEVDKLLGKPWDDELEPFRYAGEGAPVRWLHQVV, from the coding sequence GTGACGACACGTGGAGTTCTGTACGTCCACTCCGCTCCGCGCGCGCTGTGCCCGCACGTCGAATGGGCCGTCGCGGGCGTCCTCGGTGTGCGCGTCAACCTCGACTGGATCCGCCAGCCGGCGTCCCCGGGCACCTGGAGAGCCGAGTTCTCGTGGCAGGGGGAGGCGGGCACCGCCTCCAAACTGGCCTCCGCGCTGCGCGGCTGGCACCTGCTGCGCTTCGAGGTGACCGCGGAGCCCTGCACCACCGCCGAGGGCGAGCGCTACAGCTCCACCCCCGACCTGGGCATCTTCCACGCCGTCACGGGCATCCACGGCGACATCCTCATCCCCGAGGACCGGCTGCGCGCCGCCGCCGCCCGCGCCGCGCGCGGCGAGACCGAGCTGGCCGCCGAGGTCGACAAGCTCCTCGGCAAGCCCTGGGACGACGAACTGGAGCCGTTCCGCTACGCGGGCGAGGGCGCCCCGGTCCGCTGGCTCCACCAGGTCGTCTAG
- a CDS encoding NAD(P)-dependent oxidoreductase, whose translation MADNNSSDAPSVAVLGTGIMGAAMARNLAAAGLDVRAWNRTRARAEPLAADGVRVADTPAEAVAGAEVVLTMLLDGEAVLHAMRQAAEALPPGALWLQTSTVGVASLPRLARFADEHRLRFVDAPVLGTKAPAEKGDLTILAAGAPDVRERAERVFGIVGSRTLWAGEDAASGAASRLKLVVNNWVLTVINGTGESLALAGALGVDPRTFLDAVAGGALDMPYLRLKSETILSGNYPPSFTVSAARKDARLILEAAGDAGVRMDLAAAAAERLRRAERQGHGEKDASAAYFAAFES comes from the coding sequence ATGGCCGACAACAATTCCTCCGACGCCCCGTCAGTAGCCGTGCTCGGCACCGGAATCATGGGTGCCGCGATGGCCCGCAACCTCGCCGCGGCGGGGCTCGATGTCCGCGCCTGGAACCGTACGCGCGCCAGGGCCGAGCCGCTGGCCGCCGACGGCGTCCGGGTGGCCGACACCCCCGCCGAGGCGGTGGCGGGCGCCGAGGTGGTCCTCACGATGCTCCTGGACGGCGAGGCCGTCCTGCACGCGATGCGGCAGGCCGCGGAAGCCCTGCCGCCCGGCGCCCTGTGGCTCCAGACCAGCACGGTCGGCGTCGCGTCCCTGCCGCGGCTCGCCCGGTTCGCCGACGAGCACCGCCTGCGGTTCGTGGACGCCCCCGTGCTGGGCACCAAGGCCCCGGCGGAGAAGGGGGACTTGACGATCCTGGCGGCCGGGGCCCCGGACGTCAGGGAGCGCGCCGAGCGGGTTTTCGGCATCGTCGGCAGCCGGACCCTGTGGGCCGGCGAGGACGCGGCGAGCGGGGCCGCCAGCCGTCTCAAGCTCGTCGTCAACAACTGGGTGCTGACGGTCATCAACGGTACGGGTGAGTCCCTGGCGCTCGCCGGGGCGCTCGGCGTGGACCCGCGGACCTTCCTCGACGCGGTCGCCGGCGGGGCGCTCGACATGCCGTATCTCCGGCTGAAGTCCGAGACGATCCTGTCCGGGAACTACCCGCCGAGCTTCACGGTGTCCGCGGCCCGCAAGGACGCCCGGCTCATCCTGGAGGCCGCCGGGGACGCCGGCGTACGGATGGACCTGGCGGCGGCGGCAGCGGAGCGCCTGCGCCGGGCCGAGCGGCAGGGCCACGGGGAAAAGGACGCCAGCGCCGCGTACTTCGCCGCCTTCGAGAGCTGA
- the fabF gene encoding beta-ketoacyl-ACP synthase II: MNATNRTVVVTGIGATTPLGGDSASTWEAMLAGRSGVGPLEQDWAAELPVRIAGQIAVEPTEILPRPQARKLDRSAQFALVAAQEAWKDAGFTAKAGEDASVDPDRLGAVIASGIGGVTTLLDQYDVLKEKGVRRVSPHTVPMLMPNSPSANVGIEFNARAGVHTPVSACASGAEAIGYAIEMIRSGRADVVVAGGTEAAIHPLPIVAFGNMMAMSKNNDDPQGASRPWDADRNGFVLGEGAGVIVLESEEHARARGAAIYAEAVGQGISSDAHHITQPEPSGNGIAAALQNLLDNTDLKPAEIVHVNAHATSTPAGDVGELRALRKAFGDDVDHMAVTSTKSMTGHLLGGAGGIETVATVLALKNRVAPPTINIDNLDPEAQADIVRGEPRPLPEGRIAALNDSFGFGGHNVVLAFRTV; the protein is encoded by the coding sequence GTGAACGCGACCAATCGCACCGTGGTCGTCACCGGTATCGGCGCAACCACACCGCTGGGTGGCGACAGCGCTTCGACCTGGGAGGCCATGCTCGCCGGACGTTCCGGTGTCGGCCCCCTCGAACAGGACTGGGCGGCCGAGCTGCCGGTCCGTATCGCCGGCCAGATCGCCGTGGAGCCCACCGAGATCCTGCCGCGCCCGCAGGCCCGCAAGCTGGACCGTTCGGCGCAGTTCGCGCTCGTCGCGGCCCAGGAGGCCTGGAAGGACGCCGGCTTCACCGCCAAGGCGGGCGAGGACGCCTCGGTCGACCCCGACCGGCTCGGCGCCGTCATCGCCTCCGGCATCGGCGGCGTGACGACCCTGCTCGACCAGTACGACGTGCTCAAGGAGAAGGGCGTACGCCGCGTCTCCCCGCACACCGTGCCGATGCTGATGCCCAACTCGCCGTCCGCCAACGTCGGCATCGAGTTCAACGCCCGCGCCGGTGTGCACACGCCGGTCTCGGCGTGCGCGTCGGGCGCGGAGGCCATCGGCTACGCGATCGAGATGATCCGCTCCGGCCGCGCCGACGTGGTCGTCGCGGGCGGCACCGAGGCCGCCATCCACCCGCTGCCGATCGTGGCGTTCGGCAACATGATGGCGATGTCCAAGAACAACGACGACCCGCAGGGCGCCTCCCGCCCCTGGGACGCCGACCGCAACGGCTTCGTGCTCGGCGAGGGCGCGGGCGTGATCGTCCTGGAGTCCGAGGAGCACGCCAGGGCCCGCGGCGCGGCGATCTACGCGGAGGCCGTCGGCCAGGGCATCTCCTCCGACGCCCACCACATCACCCAGCCCGAGCCGTCCGGCAACGGCATCGCGGCGGCGCTGCAGAACCTCCTCGACAACACCGACCTCAAGCCCGCCGAGATCGTGCACGTCAACGCGCACGCGACCTCGACGCCTGCCGGTGACGTCGGTGAGCTGCGGGCGCTGCGCAAGGCCTTCGGCGACGACGTCGACCACATGGCCGTCACCAGCACCAAGTCGATGACCGGTCACCTCCTCGGCGGCGCCGGCGGTATCGAGACGGTGGCCACGGTCCTCGCGCTCAAGAACCGCGTCGCCCCGCCGACGATCAACATCGACAACCTCGACCCCGAGGCGCAGGCGGACATCGTGCGCGGCGAGCCGCGTCCGCTGCCCGAGGGCCGGATCGCGGCCCTGAACGACTCGTTCGGCTTCGGCGGCCACAACGTGGTCCTGGCCTTCCGCACGGTCTGA
- a CDS encoding acyl carrier protein produces MAATQEEIVAGLAEIVNEIAGIPTEDVQVDKSFTDDLDVDSLSMVEVVVAAEERFDVKIPDDDVKNLKTVGDATDYILKHQS; encoded by the coding sequence ATGGCCGCCACTCAGGAAGAGATCGTCGCCGGTCTCGCCGAGATCGTGAACGAGATCGCCGGGATCCCCACCGAGGACGTCCAGGTGGACAAGTCCTTCACCGACGACCTGGACGTCGACTCGCTGTCCATGGTCGAGGTCGTCGTCGCCGCCGAAGAGCGCTTCGACGTGAAGATCCCGGACGACGACGTCAAGAACCTCAAGACGGTCGGCGACGCGACCGACTACATCCTCAAGCACCAGAGCTGA
- a CDS encoding ketoacyl-ACP synthase III — MTSKIKPSKGAPYARIMGVGGYRPTRVVPNEEILKHIDSSDEWIRSRSGIATRHWASPEETVATMSVEASGKAIADAGITPEQIGAVIVSTVSHFKQTPAIATEIAHRIGAGKPAAFDISAGCAGFGYGLTLAKGLVTEGSAEYVLVLGVERLSDLTDLEDRATAFLFGDGAGAVIVGPANEPAIGPTVWGSEGDKSETIKQTLGWDVYRTTPLPGGDAPEGRPAPEEIRYPAITQEGQSVFRWAVFEMAKVAQQALDAAGVSPDDLDVFIPHQANMRIIDSMVKTLQLPESVTVARDVETTGNTSAASIPLAMERLLATGQAKSGDTALVIGFGAGLVYAATVVTLP, encoded by the coding sequence ATGACCTCGAAGATCAAGCCCTCGAAGGGCGCCCCGTACGCGCGGATCATGGGGGTGGGCGGCTACCGCCCGACCCGTGTCGTGCCCAACGAGGAGATCCTCAAGCACATCGACTCGTCCGACGAGTGGATCCGCTCACGGTCCGGCATCGCGACCCGCCACTGGGCGAGCCCCGAGGAGACCGTCGCGACCATGTCGGTCGAGGCGTCGGGCAAGGCCATCGCCGACGCGGGCATCACGCCCGAGCAGATCGGCGCCGTGATCGTCTCCACCGTTTCGCACTTCAAGCAGACCCCGGCCATCGCGACCGAGATCGCGCACCGCATCGGTGCCGGCAAGCCGGCCGCGTTCGACATCTCGGCGGGCTGCGCGGGCTTCGGCTACGGCCTGACGCTGGCCAAGGGCCTGGTGACGGAGGGCTCGGCGGAGTACGTCCTGGTCCTCGGCGTCGAGCGGCTCTCGGACCTGACGGACCTGGAGGACCGCGCGACGGCCTTCCTCTTCGGCGACGGCGCCGGCGCCGTGATCGTCGGCCCGGCGAACGAGCCCGCGATCGGCCCGACCGTCTGGGGCTCGGAGGGCGACAAGTCCGAGACCATCAAGCAGACGCTCGGCTGGGACGTCTACCGCACCACCCCGCTCCCCGGAGGGGACGCCCCCGAGGGCCGCCCGGCTCCGGAGGAGATCCGGTACCCCGCCATCACCCAGGAGGGCCAGTCGGTCTTCCGGTGGGCGGTGTTCGAGATGGCGAAGGTCGCCCAGCAGGCGCTGGACGCGGCCGGCGTCAGCCCGGACGACCTGGACGTCTTCATCCCGCACCAGGCCAACATGCGGATCATCGACTCGATGGTGAAGACTCTGCAGCTGCCGGAGAGCGTGACGGTCGCCCGCGACGTGGAGACCACCGGCAACACCTCGGCAGCCTCCATTCCGCTCGCCATGGAGCGGCTGTTGGCGACCGGGCAGGCCAAGAGCGGCGACACCGCGCTGGTCATCGGCTTCGGGGCGGGTCTCGTCTACGCCGCGACGGTCGTTACCCTCCCCTAG
- a CDS encoding ACP S-malonyltransferase yields the protein MLVLVAPGQGAQTPGFLTPWLDLPGVEDRLRAWSDAIDLDLVHYGTKADEEEIRDTAVAQPLLVASALVSARQLFPAAGDVAAQVGATAGHSVGELAAAALAGTVSDEAAMKLVRIRGRAMAEAAAVTETGMAALLGGDEAVVIPHLEQLGLTPANVNGAGQIVAAGTAEQIAALVENKPEGTRRVVPLKVAGAFHTHHMAPAVSALDSATTQLSVADPHTRYVSNKDGRPVPSGQELVQRLVGQVANPVRWDLCMETFKELGVTALIEAAPGGTLTGLAKRALPGVRTLALKTPDDLDAARTLIAEHSAPAE from the coding sequence GTGCTCGTACTCGTCGCTCCCGGCCAAGGCGCTCAGACGCCCGGCTTCCTGACCCCCTGGCTCGACCTTCCCGGTGTCGAGGACCGGCTCCGTGCCTGGTCGGACGCCATCGACCTGGACCTGGTCCACTACGGCACCAAGGCGGACGAGGAGGAGATCCGCGACACGGCGGTGGCGCAGCCGCTGCTGGTGGCCTCCGCCCTCGTCTCCGCCCGGCAGCTGTTCCCCGCGGCCGGCGACGTCGCCGCCCAGGTCGGCGCGACGGCCGGCCACAGCGTCGGTGAGCTGGCCGCCGCCGCGCTGGCCGGCACGGTCTCCGACGAGGCCGCGATGAAGCTGGTGCGCATCCGCGGCCGGGCGATGGCCGAGGCCGCCGCGGTCACCGAGACCGGAATGGCCGCCCTCCTGGGCGGTGACGAGGCCGTCGTCATCCCGCATCTGGAGCAGTTGGGCCTGACCCCGGCCAATGTGAACGGCGCAGGCCAGATCGTCGCCGCCGGTACCGCCGAGCAGATTGCCGCTCTGGTCGAGAACAAGCCGGAGGGCACTCGCCGGGTCGTACCGCTGAAGGTGGCCGGCGCGTTCCATACTCACCACATGGCACCCGCTGTCTCGGCCCTGGACTCCGCGACCACCCAGCTGTCGGTCGCCGATCCGCACACCCGCTACGTCTCCAACAAGGACGGCCGGCCGGTCCCCTCCGGCCAGGAACTGGTGCAGCGGCTGGTCGGCCAGGTGGCCAACCCCGTGCGCTGGGACCTGTGCATGGAGACCTTCAAGGAGCTCGGTGTCACCGCGCTCATCGAGGCGGCTCCCGGTGGCACGCTCACCGGCCTGGCCAAGCGCGCCCTGCCCGGCGTGCGGACCCTCGCCCTCAAGACGCCCGACGACCTCGACGCGGCCCGCACGCTGATCGCCGAGCATTCTGCACCGGCCGAATAG
- a CDS encoding PucR family transcriptional regulator: MSEPASRDAHPHSATLRRLENSSGKLAAAAIARMDATLPWYRAMPPENRSWIGLVAQAGIAAFTEWFRHPETPQAISTDVFGTAPRELTRAITLRQTVEMVRTTIEVMESAIDEVAAPGDESVLREALLVYAREIAFATAQVYAQAAEARGAWDARLESLVVNAVLSGEADEGAVSRAAALGWNSPEHVCVVLGTAPDGDSELTVEAIRRAARHAKLQVLTGVLGSRLVVIAGGSDNPLKAAKALIGPYAAGAVVAGPVVSDLLAATRSAQAAAAGLRACAAWPDAPRPVLADDLLPERAMASDPVAREQLVEEIYRPLEEAGSALLETLSVYLEQASSLEGAARMLFVHPNTVRYRLRRVTDVTGWSPSDVRSAFTLRIALILGRLADGEAQP, encoded by the coding sequence GTGTCTGAACCCGCATCGCGCGACGCGCACCCGCACTCCGCCACCCTCCGGCGCCTGGAGAACTCCTCCGGCAAACTGGCGGCCGCGGCCATCGCCCGCATGGACGCCACCCTGCCGTGGTACCGCGCGATGCCCCCGGAGAACCGCTCCTGGATCGGCCTGGTGGCGCAGGCCGGTATCGCCGCGTTCACCGAGTGGTTCCGGCACCCGGAGACCCCGCAAGCGATCAGTACCGACGTCTTCGGCACGGCGCCGCGCGAGCTGACCCGGGCGATCACCCTGCGCCAGACCGTGGAGATGGTCCGCACCACGATCGAGGTCATGGAGTCCGCGATCGACGAGGTCGCGGCCCCGGGCGACGAGTCGGTGCTGCGCGAGGCGCTGCTGGTCTACGCCCGGGAGATCGCCTTCGCCACCGCCCAGGTCTACGCCCAGGCCGCCGAGGCCCGCGGCGCGTGGGACGCCCGGCTGGAGTCGCTGGTGGTCAACGCGGTGCTGTCGGGCGAGGCGGACGAGGGCGCGGTCTCCCGCGCGGCGGCGCTGGGCTGGAACTCCCCCGAGCATGTGTGCGTGGTGCTGGGCACCGCCCCGGACGGGGACAGCGAACTGACCGTGGAGGCCATCCGGCGGGCCGCCCGGCACGCCAAGCTCCAGGTGCTGACCGGGGTGCTGGGCTCCCGCCTGGTGGTGATCGCGGGCGGCTCGGACAATCCGCTGAAGGCCGCGAAGGCGCTGATCGGGCCGTATGCCGCCGGTGCCGTGGTGGCCGGCCCGGTGGTCTCCGACCTGCTGGCCGCGACCCGCTCGGCACAGGCCGCCGCGGCCGGGCTGCGGGCGTGTGCCGCCTGGCCCGACGCGCCGCGCCCGGTGCTCGCCGACGATCTCCTGCCGGAGCGCGCGATGGCCTCGGACCCGGTCGCCCGCGAGCAGCTGGTGGAGGAGATCTACAGACCGCTGGAGGAAGCGGGATCGGCACTTCTGGAGACGCTGAGCGTTTACCTGGAACAGGCGAGCAGCCTGGAGGGTGCCGCGCGGATGCTGTTCGTGCACCCCAACACCGTGCGGTATCGGCTCCGACGTGTGACCGACGTCACCGGCTGGTCACCCTCCGACGTGCGCTCGGCGTTCACCCTCCGTATCGCGTTGATTCTGGGGCGTCTGGCTGACGGTGAGGCGCAACCCTAG
- a CDS encoding pirin family protein codes for MIQVRRGHERYPGGDAEAGIASLHAFSFGPHFDPDNLRFGALIACNEERLAAGAGFDEHPHRDTEIVTWVVEGELTHRDSAGHETTVRAGDLQRLSSAGGVRHVERNDGTGPLRFVQMWLAPLAFGGEPSYEVVRGIADGTPYAVARAGALLHLRRLAEGERTAVPDAARAYVHVVRGAVRLGGERLEAGDEARITDGAGLELRGLTASECLVWEMGTEPAHG; via the coding sequence ATGATTCAGGTGCGCAGAGGCCATGAACGGTATCCGGGCGGGGACGCGGAAGCCGGGATCGCGTCGCTGCACGCGTTCTCCTTCGGGCCCCACTTCGACCCGGACAATCTGCGCTTCGGCGCGCTGATCGCCTGCAACGAGGAGCGCCTGGCGGCCGGCGCCGGATTCGACGAGCATCCGCACCGCGACACGGAGATCGTGACCTGGGTGGTCGAGGGCGAGCTGACCCACCGCGACTCGGCCGGCCACGAGACCACGGTGCGCGCCGGCGATCTCCAGCGGCTCAGCTCGGCCGGCGGCGTCCGGCACGTGGAGCGCAACGACGGCACGGGCCCGCTGCGCTTCGTCCAGATGTGGCTGGCGCCGCTCGCGTTCGGCGGCGAGCCGTCGTACGAGGTGGTGCGCGGCATCGCCGACGGCACCCCGTACGCGGTCGCGCGGGCCGGGGCGCTGCTGCATCTGCGCCGCCTCGCCGAGGGCGAGCGCACCGCGGTCCCCGACGCCGCCCGCGCGTATGTCCATGTGGTGCGCGGCGCCGTACGGCTCGGCGGGGAGCGCCTGGAGGCCGGTGACGAGGCGCGGATCACCGACGGGGCGGGGCTGGAGCTGCGGGGGCTGACGGCGTCGGAGTGCCTGGTGTGGGAGATGGGGACGGAGCCGGCGCACGGGTGA
- a CDS encoding serine hydrolase domain-containing protein has translation MQSLRMIENWPVPTAAAAVVRADGSVAGSYGPQDHRFPLASVTKPLAAYAALLAVEEGAVELDEPAGPEGSTVRHLLAHTSGLAFDEQRTMAEPGTRRLYSNTGFEALGDHLAKATDIPFPQYLHEAVLAPLGMTATELTGSPAKDGVSTVADLARFAAELQAPRLLAPETLAQATQVAFPGLTGVLPGYGHQKPNDWGLGFEIRDGKAPHWTGSASSPRTFGHFGQSGTFLWVDPDAGAACVALADRAFGPWAIEAWPPLTDAVLAELARSA, from the coding sequence ATGCAGAGCCTGCGGATGATCGAGAACTGGCCGGTGCCCACCGCTGCGGCCGCCGTCGTACGAGCCGACGGGTCGGTGGCCGGATCCTACGGCCCCCAGGACCACCGCTTCCCGCTGGCGTCCGTCACCAAGCCACTGGCCGCGTACGCCGCTCTGCTGGCCGTCGAGGAGGGGGCCGTCGAGCTGGACGAACCGGCCGGTCCCGAGGGGTCCACGGTCCGTCACCTCCTCGCCCACACGTCGGGGCTGGCCTTCGACGAGCAGCGCACGATGGCCGAGCCCGGCACCCGCAGGCTCTACTCCAACACCGGCTTCGAGGCGCTGGGCGATCACCTCGCCAAGGCGACGGACATCCCCTTCCCGCAGTACCTACACGAGGCGGTGCTCGCCCCGCTCGGGATGACCGCGACGGAGCTGACCGGCTCGCCCGCGAAGGACGGCGTGTCCACCGTCGCCGACCTGGCCCGGTTCGCCGCGGAGCTGCAGGCGCCGCGGCTGCTCGCCCCGGAGACCCTCGCGCAGGCCACCCAGGTGGCGTTCCCCGGTCTGACGGGTGTGCTGCCGGGCTACGGCCACCAGAAGCCCAACGACTGGGGGCTGGGCTTCGAGATCCGCGACGGCAAGGCACCGCACTGGACGGGCAGCGCGTCCTCGCCCCGCACGTTCGGGCACTTCGGGCAGTCCGGGACGTTCCTGTGGGTGGACCCGGACGCGGGCGCGGCGTGTGTGGCGCTGGCCGACCGGGCCTTCGGGCCGTGGGCGATCGAGGCCTGGCCGCCGCTGACCGACGCGGTGCTCGCCGAGCTGGCGCGGTCGGCCTGA